The following proteins are encoded in a genomic region of Maylandia zebra isolate NMK-2024a linkage group LG1, Mzebra_GT3a, whole genome shotgun sequence:
- the ccnd1 gene encoding G1/S-specific cyclin-D1: MEDQLLCCEVDSIRRAYQDVNLLNDRVLHTMLKAEENYLPSPNYFKCVQKEIVPKMRKIVATWMLEVCEEQKCEEEVFPLAMNYLDRFLSVEATRKTRLQLLGATCMFLASKMKETVPLTAEKLCIYTDNSVLPGELLQMELLVLNKLKWDLASVTPHDFIEHFLSKLKIYPSTKQILRKHAQTFVALCATDVNFIASPPSMVAAGSVAAAVQGLYLKSQDASLSSQNLTNFLSQVIRSDPDCLRSCQEQIESLLESSLRQAQQHNGTTETKRVDEDADLSCTPTDVRDINI, encoded by the exons ATGGAGGACCAGCTGCTGTGCTGTGAGGTGGACTCAATCAGGAGAGCTTACCAGGACGTCAACCTGCTCAATGACCGAGTTCTACACACCATGCTCAAGGCCGAAGAAAACTACTTGCCTTCGCCAAACTACTTCAAGTGTGTTCAGAAAGAAATTGTACCAAAAATGCGAAAAATAGTTGCCACCTGGATGTTGGAG GTCTGCGAGGAACAGAAATGTGAGGAGGAGGTTTTTCCGCTCGCTATGAACTACTTGGACAGATTTCTATCAGTTGAGGCCACCAGGAAAACAAGACTACAGCTGCTCGGAGCCACATGCATGTTTCTAGCATCAAAAATGAAGGAGACTGTGCCCTTAACGGCGGAGAAACTCTGTATTTACACGGACAACTCGGTCCTGCCCGGGGAACTGCTG CAAATGGAGCTGCTGGTTCTCAACAAGCTCAAGTGGGATCTGGCTTCAGTAACTCCTCATGACTTCATCGAGCACTTCCTGTCCAAGCTGAAGATCTATCCCTCCACCAAGCAGATCCTCAGGAAACATGCCCAGACCTTTGTGGCACTGTGTGCTACAG ATGTCAACTTCATTGCCAGCCCTCCCTCAATGGTGGCCGCAGGGAGTGTAGCAGCAGCTGTTCAAGGGCTCTACCTGAAGAGCCAAGATGCGTCCTTGTCTTCCCAGAACCTCACTAACTTTCTGTCGCAGGTCATTCGTAGCGACCCG GACTGCTTGCGGTCATGTCAGGAGCAGATAGAGTCTCTGCTGGAGTCTAGCCTGCGACAGGCACAACAGCACAATGGCACAACAGAAACTAAACGAGTTGACGAGGACGCGGACTTGTCCTGCACCCCAACAGACGTCAGAGACATCAACATCTGA